A genomic segment from Phragmites australis chromosome 6, lpPhrAust1.1, whole genome shotgun sequence encodes:
- the LOC133922446 gene encoding glucan endo-1,3-beta-glucosidase 14-like, whose product MPRAPRNVPRTPRACSNARTPRHHAFLLLRFLPPPLLSWLASTSGCSPRREMGVMAPRRKSGDWHHRLLLLLCCCLLAFPCHGTVTNVSRSDKKAMRSFVGTYGINYGRIADNLPAPAEVVRLLKLARIRNVKIYDADHSVLDAFRGSGLNLVVAIPNEFLKDMAANPSKAMDWLNENVQPYYPSTRIVGITVGNEVLGGADTGLEEALVGAVFNVHEALKMLRLADKIELSTPHSEAVFANSYPPSACVFKDDLMVYLRPLLDFFSKTGAPFYVNAYPFLAYMSDPAHIDINYALFKHNPGIVDQKTGLHYDNMYEAQLDAAYFALEAAGYSGMEVRVAETGWASAGDATEAGANMENAVTYNRNLRKRLLLRKGTPYRPDRVAKAYIFALFNENLKPGPTSERHYGLFKHDGSVSIDIGFKGLVPSSAPPPLVAFKRVRARGWIIQYSAALLPYTLIFLALAT is encoded by the exons CACGCAACGTGCCACGCACGCCGCGCGCCTGTTCTAATGCCCGTACCCCTCGCCACCacgctttcctcctcctccgcttcctcccgccgccgctgctgtcgTGGCTTGCTTCAACTTCAGGCTGCTCGCCGCGCCGGGAGATGGGGGTGATGGCTCCGCGGCGGAAGTCCGGCGACTGGCACCACCGGCTCTTGCTGCTCCTCTGCTGCTGCCTCCTCGCCTTCCCTTGCCACGGCACAGTCACGAACGTCTCCCGGTCTGATAAGAAAG CCATGCGGTCGTTCGTGGGGACGTACGGGATCAACTACGGCCGCATTGCCGACAACctgccggcgccggcggaggtGGTGCGGCTGCTGAAGCTGGCGCGGATCCGGAACGTGAAGATCTACGACGCCGACCACAGCGTGCTGGACGCGTTCCGGGGGTCCGGGCTCAACCTCGTGGTGGCCATCCCCAACGAGTTCCTCAAGGACATGGCCGCCAACCCGAGCAAGGCCATGGACTGGCTCAACGAGAACGTGCAGCCCTACTACCCGTCCACGCGCATCGTCGGCATCACCGTCGGCAACGAGGTGCTCGGCGGGGCGGACACGGGCCTCGAAGAGGCGCTCGTCGGCGCCGTCTTTAACGTGCACGAGGCGCTCAAGATGCTCCGGCTCGCCGACAAGATCGAGCTCTCCACGCCGCACTCGGAGGCCGTCTTCGCCAACTCGTATCCGCCGTCGGCGTGCGTCTTCAAAGACGACCTCATGGTGTACCTCCGCCCGCTGCTCGACTTCTTCTCCAAGACCGGCGCGCCGTTCTACGTCAACGCCTACCCGTTCCTCGCCTACATGAGCGACCCGGCGCACATCGACATCAACTACGCGCTCTTCAAGCACAACCCCGGCATCGTCGACCAGAAGACCGGCCTGCACTACGACAACATGTACGAGGCCCAGCTCGACGCCGCCTACTTCGCGCTCGAGGCCGCGGGCTACTCGGGCATGGAGGTGCGCGTGGCGGAGACCGGCTGGGCGTCCGCCGGCGACGCCACCGAGGCCGGCGCCAACATGGAGAACGCCGTGACTTACAACCGCAACCTCAGGAAGCGGCTGCTCCTGCGGAAGGGGACGCCGTACAGGCCGGACAGGGTGGCCAAGGCGTACATCTTCGCGCTCTTCAACGAGAACCTCAAGCCGGGGCCAACCTCCGAGCGACACTACGGCCTCTTCAAGCACGACGGCAGCGTCTCCATCGATATCGGATTCAAGGGCCTCGTGCCgtcctccgcgccgccgcctctcgtGGCATTCAAG AGAGTTCGAGCACGGGGGTGGATTATACAGTATTCGGCTGCGCTTCTTCCATACACATTGATTTTTCTAGCTTTAGCAACCTGA
- the LOC133922447 gene encoding uncharacterized protein LOC133922447 isoform X2 has protein sequence MLPPSAMNGLEGARCSSLRNVNVHQGYPKETLRRFLKAREWNVSKAHKMIVDSLNWRIQNEIDSVLERPIVPVDLYRSIRDSQLVGLSGYTKEGLPVFAIGVGQSTYDKASVHYYVQSHIQINEYRDRIILPMLTEKFGRPITGCIKVLDMTSLKLSALSQIKMLTSISTVDDLNYPEKTGTYYVVNVPYIFSACWKVVKPLLQERTKKKVKVLSGCGRDELLKIMDYSSLPHFCRREGSGSSKHSSTDVDNCFSLDHPFHKELYGHIKEQASHKELIKMGSLHVSIPEPDPNDAKIVEVIQAEFQKIGEQNESTNGHKD, from the exons ATGCTTCCGCCTTCCGCAATGAATGGTCTGGAAGGGGCAAGGTGCTCGAGTTTACGGAATGTG AATGTGCACCAGGGCTATCCAAAAGAAACACTGAGGCGTTTCCTTAAGGCCAGAGAGTGGAATGTATCAAAGGCTCATAAAATG ATTGTAGATTCTTTGAATTGGAGGATTCAAAACGAAATTGATAGTGTGCTGGAG AGACCTATAGTCCCTGTAGATTTATACAGATCGATACGCGATTCACAACTTGTTGGACTGTCAGGATATACAAAGGAG GGTCTCCCAGTTTTTGCCATTGGTGTTGGACAGAGCACATATGACAAAGCTTCG GTCCACTACTATGTGCAATCCCATATCCAGATTAATGAATACCGTGATCGTATAATTTTG CCCATGTTGACGGAAAAGTTTGGACGGCCTATTACTGGCTGTATAAAAGTTCTGGATATGACTAGTTTGAAGTTATCAGCACTGAGCCAAATAAAG ATGTTGACTTCCATATCAACAGTTGATGATCTGAATTACCCTGAAAAGACAGGGACCTATTATGTGGTTAATGTTCCATACATATTTTCCGCTTGTTGGAAG GTTGTGAAGCCCTTGTTGCAGGAGAGGACCAAAAAGAAGGTCAAAGTTCTGAGTGGTTGTGGGAGAGATGAACTCCTAAAG ATTATGGACTATTCATCACTTCCCCATTTCTGCCGCCGGGAGGGCTCTGGGTCATCAAAGCACTCATCTACTGATGTTGACAATTGTTTCTCCCTTGATCATCCTTTCCACAAAGAACTTTATGGTCATATCAAGGAGCAAGCATCGCACAAGGAGCTCATCAAGATGGGCTCATTGCATGTCAGCATTCCTGAGCCAGACCCAAATGATGCAAAAATTGTAGAGGTCATCCAGGCCGAGTTCCAAAAGATCGGCGAGCAGAATGAATCCACTAACGGCCACAAGGATTAG
- the LOC133922447 gene encoding uncharacterized protein LOC133922447 isoform X1: MGSDSEDAVKQLSLLMEQVEAPLKRSFQNVHQGYPKETLRRFLKAREWNVSKAHKMIVDSLNWRIQNEIDSVLERPIVPVDLYRSIRDSQLVGLSGYTKEGLPVFAIGVGQSTYDKASVHYYVQSHIQINEYRDRIILPMLTEKFGRPITGCIKVLDMTSLKLSALSQIKMLTSISTVDDLNYPEKTGTYYVVNVPYIFSACWKVVKPLLQERTKKKVKVLSGCGRDELLKIMDYSSLPHFCRREGSGSSKHSSTDVDNCFSLDHPFHKELYGHIKEQASHKELIKMGSLHVSIPEPDPNDAKIVEVIQAEFQKIGEQNESTNGHKD, from the exons ATGGGGTCAGACTCCGAAGACGCCGTCAAGCAGCTCAGCCTCCTCATGGAGCAAG TGGAGGCGCCGCTGAAGAGATCGTTTCAG AATGTGCACCAGGGCTATCCAAAAGAAACACTGAGGCGTTTCCTTAAGGCCAGAGAGTGGAATGTATCAAAGGCTCATAAAATG ATTGTAGATTCTTTGAATTGGAGGATTCAAAACGAAATTGATAGTGTGCTGGAG AGACCTATAGTCCCTGTAGATTTATACAGATCGATACGCGATTCACAACTTGTTGGACTGTCAGGATATACAAAGGAG GGTCTCCCAGTTTTTGCCATTGGTGTTGGACAGAGCACATATGACAAAGCTTCG GTCCACTACTATGTGCAATCCCATATCCAGATTAATGAATACCGTGATCGTATAATTTTG CCCATGTTGACGGAAAAGTTTGGACGGCCTATTACTGGCTGTATAAAAGTTCTGGATATGACTAGTTTGAAGTTATCAGCACTGAGCCAAATAAAG ATGTTGACTTCCATATCAACAGTTGATGATCTGAATTACCCTGAAAAGACAGGGACCTATTATGTGGTTAATGTTCCATACATATTTTCCGCTTGTTGGAAG GTTGTGAAGCCCTTGTTGCAGGAGAGGACCAAAAAGAAGGTCAAAGTTCTGAGTGGTTGTGGGAGAGATGAACTCCTAAAG ATTATGGACTATTCATCACTTCCCCATTTCTGCCGCCGGGAGGGCTCTGGGTCATCAAAGCACTCATCTACTGATGTTGACAATTGTTTCTCCCTTGATCATCCTTTCCACAAAGAACTTTATGGTCATATCAAGGAGCAAGCATCGCACAAGGAGCTCATCAAGATGGGCTCATTGCATGTCAGCATTCCTGAGCCAGACCCAAATGATGCAAAAATTGTAGAGGTCATCCAGGCCGAGTTCCAAAAGATCGGCGAGCAGAATGAATCCACTAACGGCCACAAGGATTAG